In the genome of Palaemon carinicauda isolate YSFRI2023 chromosome 15, ASM3689809v2, whole genome shotgun sequence, one region contains:
- the Chc gene encoding clathrin heavy chain 1, with translation MSQVLPIRFQEHLQLTNVGIQTSNIGFNTLTMESDKFICVREKVGESAQVVIIDMGDPTNPIRRPISGDSAIMNPASKVIALKAQKTLQIFNIEMKTKIKAHTMDTEIQFWKWITTNKLALVTETAVYHWSMDGDAQPLKMFDRHSSLNGCQIINYRTDTKQNWLLLIGISAQQNRVVGFMQLYSMERKASQPIEGHAAGFTTFKMEGNPDPSTLFCFAVRNAQGGKLHIIEVGAPAAGNQPFAKKNVDVFFPPEAQNDFPVAMQVSSKHDVIYLITKYGYVHLYDIESGTCIFMNRISGDTIFVTAPHESSSGIIGVNRKGQVLSVSVDEENIIPYITNVLQNPDLALRIATRNNLAGAEDLFVRKFNTLFQNGQYSEAAKVAANAPKGVLRTPQTIQRFQQVTAQQGQTSPLLQYFGILLDQSHLNKFESLELCRPVLAQGRKNLLEKWLKEDKLECSEELGDLVKQADPTLALSVYLRANVPNKVIQCFAETGQFQKIVLYAKKVGYTPDYVFLLRNVMRVNPEQGLAFAQMLVQDDEPMADVNQIVDIFLESNLIQQCTAFLLDALKNNRPTEGPLQTRLLEMNLMSAPQVADAILGNQMFTHYDRAHIAQLCEKAGLLQRALEHYTDMYDIKRAVVHTQLLNPEWLVNYFGSLSVEDSLECLKAMLTANLRQNLQIVVQIATKYHEQLTTNALIDLFESFKSFEGLFYFLGSIVNFSQEPEVHFKYIQAACKTGQIKEVERICRESNCYNPERVKNFLKEAKLTDQLPLIIVCDRFDFVHDLVLYLYRNNLQKYIEIYVQKVNPSRLPVVVGGLLDVDCAEDVIKQLIMVVRGQFSTDELVEEVEKRNRLKLLLSWLESRIHEGVSEPATHNAIAKIYIDSNNNPERFLRENPNYDSKVVGKYCEKRDPHLACIAYERGQCDRELINVCNENSLFKSEARYLVRRRDPELWAEVLQETNQYRRQLIDQVVQTALSETQDPEDISVTVKAFMTADLPNELIELLEKIVLDNSAFSDHRNLQNLLILTAIKADHTRVMDYITRLDNYDAPDIANIAIGNQLYEEAFAIFKKFDVNTSAIQVLIEHITNLDRAYEFAERCNESAVWSQLAKAQLQQSLVKEAIDSFIKADDPTAYIDVVDTAHRTGHWEDLVRYLAMARKKARESYVESELCYAYAKTNRLADLEEFIAAPNHADIQKIGDRCFDDGMYDAAKLLYNNVSNFARLAITLVHLKEFQGAVESARKANSTRTWKEVCFACVDNEQFRLAQNCGLHIVVHADELEDLINYYQDRGYFDELINLLEAALGLERAHMGMFTELAILYSKYKPEKMREHLELFWSRVNIPKVLRAAEHAHLWAELVFLYDKYEEYDNAVLTMMAHPTEAWRESHFKDVITKVANIELYYKAIQFYLDFKPMLLNDLLMVLSPRMDHTRAVNFFSKVNHLKLVKGYLRSVQSLNNKAINEALNSLLIEEEDYTGLRTSIDAFDHFDNIALAQSLEKHDLIEFRRIAAYLYKGNNRWKQSVELCKKDKLFKDAMEYAAESKNSDTAEELIAWFLENGNFDCFAASLFHCYDLLHPDVILELSWRHNIMDFAMPYLINVMREYVTKVNKLEEVERNRSENETHESKPMNMIGEPQLMITAGPGMMGPGYPNAGYANNINYGAGMPSYQGYSM, from the exons CTCACAAATGTCGGGATCCAGACTTCAAATATCGGGTTTAATACCCTCACTATGGAAAGTGACAAGTTTATTTGCGTCAGGGAGAAGGTCGGAGAGTCAGCCCAGGTGGTCATCATCGATATGGGCGATCCAACAAACCCCATCAGGCGACCCATTTCTGGTGATTCTGCTATCATGAATCCTGCATCTAAAGTCATAGCTCTGAAAG cTCAAAAAACTTTGCAAATTTTCAACATTGAAATGAAGACCAAAATTAAAG CACATACAATGGATACAGAAATTCAGTTTTGGAAATGGATCACCACTAACAAGTTAGCATTGGTTACAGAAACTGCTGTGTACCATTGGAGTATGGATG GTGATGCTCAGCCACTGAAGATGTTTGATCGTCACAGTAGTTTGAATGGTTGTCAGATCATCAACTACAGGACAGATACCAAACAGAACTGGCTATTACTGATTGGTATCTCAGCACAGCAGAACAGAGTTGTGGGCTTCATGCAGCTTTATAGCATGGAGCGCAAAGCTAGTCAGCCAATTGAAGGTCATGCTGCTGGCTTTACTACTTTCAAG ATGGAAGGTAACCCAGACCCGTCAACACTGTTCTGCTTTGCAGTACGCAATGCTCAGGGAGGAAAGTTACACATCATTGAAGTGGGTGCACCTGCAGCTGGTAACCAGCCTTTTGCTAAGAAGAATGTAGACGTTTTCTTCCCACCTGAAGCACAGAATGATTTCCCTGTTGCTATGCAG gtcAGTTCAAAGCATGATGTGATATACCTTATCACCAAGTATGGTTATGTACACTTGTATGACATTGAAAGTGGTACCTGCATCTTCATGAACCGCATCAGTGGTGACACTATATTTGTCACTGCACCCCATGAGTCGTCTAGTGGCATCATTGGCGTTAATCGCAAAGGACAG gtgCTAAGTGTTAGTGTGGATGAAGAAAACATTATTCCATACATCACAAACGTCCTACAAAATCCAGATTTAGCCTTAAGAATTGCCACCAGAAATAATCTTGCTGGAGCTGAGGATCTTTTTGTACGGAAGTTCAACACTTTATTCCAG AATGGTCAGTACAGTGAAGCAgccaaagttgcagcaaatgctccGAAAGGTGTCCTACGTACCCCACAAACTATTCAGAGGTTCCAGCAGGTTACTGCTCAACAAGGCCAAACATCCCCTCTTCTCCAATATTTTGGAATTCTTTTAGATCAGTCCCATCTCAATAAATTTGAATCATTAGAGTTGTGTAGACCTGTGCTGGCACAGGGTCGTAAAAATTTGCTTGAGAAGTGGTTAAAGGAGGATAAATTGGAGTGTTCAGAGGAGCTTGGAGATTTAGTGAAACAAGCCGACCCAACTCTAGCCCTTTCTGTTTACTTGAGAGCTAATGTACCAAATAAAGTGATTCAGTGTTTTGCTGAGACTGGACAGTTCCAGAAAATAGTTTTGTATGCCAAGAAAGTAGGTTACACACCAGACTACGTTTTCTTGTTGCGCAATGTCATGCGTGTAAATCCAGAGCAAGGTCTGGCATTTGCACAGATGCTGGTGCAAGATGATGAACCAATGGCTGATGTAAATCAGATTGTAGACATTTTCCTAGAAAGTAATTTGATTCAACAATGTACAGCCTTTTTGTTAGATGCCCTCAAAAATAACCGCCCTACAGAAGGACCCCTGCAAACCCGCTTGTTGGAAATGAACCTAATGTCTGCCCCACAAGTAGCTGATGCTATCTTGGGTAATCAGATGTTCACTCATTATGATCGTGCACACATTGCTCAGCTCTGTGAAAAGGCAGGATTGTTGCAGCGTGCCTTGGAACACTACACTGACATGTACGACATCAAGCGTGCAGTTGTACACACCCAGTTACTAAACCCTGAGTGGTTAGTCAATTATTTTGGATCATTATCTGTGGAAGATTCCTTGGAGTGCTTGAAAGCCATGCTCACTGCAAACCTCAGACAGAATCTCCAAATTGTTGTTCAG ATTGCAACCAAGTACCATGAGCAATTAACTACAAATGCTCTGATAGACTTGTTTGAATCATTCAAGTCTTTTGAGGGTCTGTTTTACTTCTTGGGATCTATTGTCAACTTTTCGCAAGAACCTGAAGTTCATTTCAAGTATATTCAAGCTGCCTGCAAAACTGGACAAATAAAGGAG GTCGAGAGAATATGCCGAGAGTCGAATTGCTACAACCCAGAGCGGGTGAAAAACTTCCTGAAGGAGGCCAAGTTGACTGACCAGTTGCCCCTGATAATTGTTTGTGATCGATTTgattttgttcacgatttggttcTTTACCTTTACAGAAATAATCttcaaaaatatattgaaatttatgtACAAAAG GTCAATCCATCACGTTTACCTGTTGTGGTTGGAGGCCTCTTGGATGTTGATTGTGCTGAGGATGTCATTAAGCAATTGATCATGGTTGTACGTGGCCAGTTCTCCACTGATGAGCTTGTGGAAGAA GTTGAGAAACGTAATAGGTTGAAACTGTTACTGTCATGGTTGGAGTCCCGTATCCATGAAGGAGTGTCAGAACCTGCCACCCACAATGCTATTGCAAAAATATACATCGATTCTAACAATAATCCGGAGCGGTTCTTGCGTGAGAATCCAAATTATGACAGCAAAGTTGTTG GAAAGTACTGTGAAAAACGAGATCCACACCTAGCTTGTATTGCTTATGAACGAGGACAATGTGATCGAGAGTTGATAAATGTATGTAATGAGAACTCTCTCTTTAAATCTGAAGCTCGTTATTTAGTAAGGAGGCGAGATCCTGAACTCTGGGCTGAGGTCCTGCAGGAGACAAATCAGTACAGGCGACAATTAATTGATCAG GTTGTACAGACTGCCCTGTCAGAAACTCAAGACCCAGAGGACATTTCTGTTACTGTTAAAGCCTTCATGACTGCAGACCTGCCAAATGAGCTTATAGAGCTTTTAGAGAAGATTGTTCTTGATAATTCTGCTTTCAGTGACCATAG GAACCTTCAGAACTTGTTAATTTTAACTGCAATTAAGGCTGATCACACCAGAGTCATGGATTACATAACTCGATTGGATAACTATGATGCCCCAGATATTGCCAACATTGCTATCGGAAATCAGCTGTATGAAGAAGCCTTTGCAATCTTCAAGAAGTTTGATGTCAACACATCTGCAATTCAG gTACTAATCGAACACATAACTAACTTGGATCGTGCATATGAATTTGCCGAGCGTTGTAATGAGAGCGCTGTGTGGAGTCAATTGGCTAAGGCTCAGCTTCAGCAGTCTCTCGTGAAGGAGGCCATAGATTCTTTCATCAAAGCAGATGATCCAACTGCCTACATTGATGTTGTAGATACAGCGCATAGAACAG GTCACTGGGAAGATTTAGTTAGATACCTAGCCATGGCTAGGAAAAAAGCACGAGAGTCATATGTTGAAAGTGAACTCTGCTATGCATATGCTAAAACAAACAGGTTAGCTGACTTGGAGGAGTTCATTGCAGCTCCAAATCATGCTGATATACAAAAG ATTGGTGACCGTTGCTTTGATGATGGTATGTATGATGCAGCCAAGCTCTTGTACAATAATGTTAGTAACTTTGCAAGATTGGCCATCACGCTCGTCCACCTTAAAGAATTCCAGGGTGCTGTAGAATCTGCCCGTAAAGCCAACAG tacaagAACGTGGAAAGAGGTTTGCTTTGCCTGTGTTGATAACGAACAGTTCCGTCTTGCTCAGAACTGTGGCCTTCACATAGTTGTTCATGCTGATGAATTAGAAGACCTTATTAATTACTATCAGGATCGTGGGTATTTTGATGAACTTATTAATTTACTAGAGGCTGCCCTAGGACTAGAGAGAGCACATATGGGCATGTTTACGGAACTAGCCATTCTTTATTCTAAGTACAAGCCTGAGAAGATGAGGGAGCACCTTGAACTCTTCTGGTCCAGAGTTAACATTCCAAAG GTTTTACGAGCAGCAGAGCATGCACATCTATGGGCTGAGCTGGTGTTCTTGTACGATAAATACGAAGAATACGATAATGCTGTCTTGACAATGATGGCGCATCCAACAGAAGCATGGAGGGAATCACATTTCAAAGATGTTATTACTAAA GTTGCCAATATCGAATTATACTATAAAGCCATCCAGTTTTATTTGGATTTCAAACCCATGCTCTTGAACGACTTATTGATGGTTCTATCACCAAGAATGGACCATACTAGAGCTGTGAATTTCTTCTCTAAG GTTAATCACTTGAAATTGGTCAAAGGTTACTTAAGGTCAGTGCAATCCTTAAACAACAAGGCTATCAATGAGGCTCTGAATTCCTTACTTATAGAAGAGGAGGATTATACAGGCTTAAGAACTTCAATTGATGCATTTGACCATTTCGACAACATAGCACTTGCACAGTCTTTAGAGAAGCACGATTTAATTGAATTCCGCCGCATTGCAGCATACTTGTACAAAGGCAACAATAGATGGAAGCAGTCCGTGGAATTATGCAAGAAAGATAAACTGTTTAAg GATGCCATGGAATATGCCGCAGAGAGCAAGAACTCTGACACAGCCGAAGAACTCATCGCTTGGTTCCTGGAGAATGGCAACTTTGACTGTTTTGCAGCTTCTCTCTTCCATTGCTATGATCTCCTGCATCCTGATGTTATTTTGGAGTTGTCTTGGCGTCATAACATTATGGACTTTGCTATGCCATATTTAATTAATGTTATGAGGGAATATGTCACAAAAGTTAATAAATTAGAAGAAGTCGAGAGAAatagaagtgaaaatgaaactcaTGAAAGCAAACCTATGAATATGATTG GTGAGCCCCAGCTTATGATCACAGCTGGCCCGGGCATGATGGGACCAGGCTACCCCAACGCTGGATACGCTAACAATATTAACTACGGTGCTGGCATGCCCTCGTACCAAGGCTACAGCATGTAA